One region of Bacillota bacterium genomic DNA includes:
- a CDS encoding SLC13 family permease, whose translation MTLTKIVTLVIFVACYALAISRKVKIAYASVGAALLLMILGIVSPRVAVTEAIKWDVLGIYWGFMMVSFVFLESRVPALLAQKILQVAPTEKWVVLSLCALTALLSAFMENVGVVLMMAPIALELSRRLGTSLFPYMVSIAISSNVVTTVTMVADPPSIILAMETGLKFKDFYWFQGKPGLGLITIIGVIAALSTLAIQFRGWTRKVDLPPERVSVTYGASILFVVGVLGLALGPEFGVRPGIIGMAAGLVALYLGRDKLREMIIEFDWNSFFFIVGVFVVISSLEITGLLADFATAIHSLVGGVGPALCLAVIIWVSVAASSFMDNVPYTVLMIPVCEHLASLMGVSPWPFLFGMLIGTGIGGNITPVGAAANVFACGYLEKHGYKVELKQYLKLGVPFSVTAVAVAHIILQLIWG comes from the coding sequence ATGACACTGACCAAGATCGTCACACTGGTTATCTTCGTGGCGTGCTATGCCCTGGCCATCAGCCGCAAGGTAAAAATCGCCTATGCCTCGGTGGGGGCCGCGCTGCTTCTCATGATCCTGGGCATCGTCAGCCCGCGGGTCGCGGTCACGGAGGCCATCAAGTGGGACGTCCTGGGAATATACTGGGGCTTCATGATGGTATCGTTCGTGTTCCTGGAGAGCCGGGTGCCCGCCCTGCTGGCCCAGAAGATCCTGCAGGTGGCCCCCACGGAGAAGTGGGTCGTCCTGTCGCTGTGTGCGCTGACCGCGCTTCTTTCCGCGTTCATGGAAAACGTGGGCGTGGTCCTCATGATGGCGCCCATCGCCCTGGAATTGAGCCGGCGCCTGGGGACTTCCCTCTTCCCCTACATGGTGTCTATCGCCATCAGTTCCAACGTGGTGACCACGGTCACCATGGTGGCAGACCCGCCCTCGATCATCCTGGCCATGGAAACCGGGCTCAAGTTCAAAGATTTCTACTGGTTCCAGGGCAAGCCAGGTCTGGGCCTGATAACCATTATTGGCGTTATAGCTGCTCTGTCAACGCTGGCCATCCAGTTCCGCGGCTGGACCAGGAAAGTGGACCTGCCCCCCGAGCGGGTGTCGGTAACTTACGGGGCCAGTATTCTCTTCGTGGTGGGAGTGCTGGGCCTGGCACTCGGCCCCGAGTTTGGCGTCCGTCCCGGGATCATCGGCATGGCAGCAGGGTTGGTGGCCCTCTACCTGGGCCGCGACAAGCTGCGGGAGATGATCATCGAGTTCGATTGGAATTCCTTCTTCTTCATCGTGGGTGTGTTCGTAGTCATCAGTTCCCTCGAAATTACCGGGCTGCTCGCTGACTTCGCTACCGCCATCCACTCCCTGGTGGGCGGGGTGGGTCCCGCCCTGTGCCTGGCGGTGATCATCTGGGTGTCGGTGGCAGCCTCCAGCTTCATGGATAACGTCCCCTACACCGTGCTCATGATCCCGGTGTGCGAACACCTGGCCTCCCTGATGGGGGTAAGCCCGTGGCCTTTCCTGTTCGGGATGCTCATCGGCACGGGGATCGGCGGCAATATCACCCCCGTGGGAGCGGCGGCCAACGTGTTTGCCTGCGGCTACCTGGAAAAGCACGGCTATAAAGTGGAACTGAAGCAGTACCTGAAACTGGGCGTGCCGTTTTCAGTAACGGCGGTGGCGGTGGCCCACATCATCCTGCAGTTGATCTGGGGCTGA
- a CDS encoding ATP-binding protein → MRPAPLPARSCAASLRARCARAGHLGIAPLGTQQSRGTLDVIDDRAGTRSITVVTQLPIEHWHGTILDPTVANRI, encoded by the coding sequence ATGCGCCCCGCGCCCTTGCCCGCACGCTCATGCGCAGCCTCGCTACGGGCAAGATGTGCTCGTGCTGGACACCTCGGGATCGCGCCGCTTGGCACCCAGCAGTCGCGGGGCACACTCGACGTGATCGATGATCGCGCCGGGACGCGATCCATTACCGTGGTCACCCAGCTTCCCATCGAACACTGGCACGGCACGATTCTTGATCCCACAGTCGCCAACCGGATCTAA
- a CDS encoding NUDIX hydrolase, whose amino-acid sequence MRVLRLEGCTAGLHCEGWNVNDDCREQNPPAADLPAGEGQLARLAVSTAVFDRQGRVLLVHQTYGARWWALPGGWVDPGEDLAEAARRECSEETGYEVRILRPSGIYWRLPKRLLVVVFLGAITGGSPRPSAETDGCAFFSLDALPSPLSPCLEERLRDAREVSLGGPARYRLQMNPEPAP is encoded by the coding sequence ATGCGGGTACTGCGCCTGGAGGGGTGCACCGCGGGCCTGCACTGCGAGGGATGGAACGTGAACGACGACTGCCGGGAGCAGAACCCGCCCGCCGCTGACCTGCCCGCCGGCGAGGGCCAGCTGGCGCGTCTGGCGGTGAGTACGGCCGTGTTCGACCGCCAGGGACGCGTCCTGCTCGTCCACCAGACTTACGGGGCGCGCTGGTGGGCCCTGCCCGGCGGCTGGGTGGATCCGGGGGAGGACCTGGCGGAGGCGGCGCGCCGCGAGTGCAGCGAAGAGACGGGCTACGAGGTCCGCATCCTGCGCCCTTCCGGGATCTACTGGCGCCTCCCCAAGCGCCTGCTGGTGGTGGTGTTCCTGGGCGCCATCACCGGGGGTTCTCCCCGCCCGAGTGCCGAGACGGACGGGTGCGCCTTCTTCTCCCTGGACGCCCTGCCCTCGCCCCTGTCCCCCTGCCTGGAGGAGCGGCTGCGCGACGCCCGCGAGGTCAGCCTGGGTGGGCCCGCCCGTTACCGCCTTCAGATGAACCCGGAGCCCGCCCCGTAG
- a CDS encoding sulfide-dependent adenosine diphosphate thiazole synthase, with protein MRLDDVTVSRAIVERYTEDLLNHLKSDVAVVGAGPSGLTAAYYLARAGRKVAVFESRLSIGGGMWGGGMMFNHIVVQEDAKAILDEFDVRTRPYVEGYYTADSVEAITTIASRAIKAGAKVFNLITVEDVLVRDGRVLGLVLLWTAAHMARLHVDPIGVEAREVIDSTGHECAVVHIVQDKLRAQLLTPSGRIEGERSLWAEQAEAATLVNTREVYPGLWVCGMAANAVFGGHRMGPIFGGMLLSGKKVADAILARLATAQPAAPPA; from the coding sequence ATGCGGCTGGATGACGTCACTGTATCGCGGGCCATCGTGGAAAGGTACACGGAAGACCTGCTCAACCACCTGAAGTCGGACGTGGCGGTGGTGGGCGCTGGCCCCTCGGGCCTCACGGCCGCCTACTACCTGGCGCGGGCCGGCAGGAAGGTGGCGGTCTTCGAGAGCCGGCTGAGCATCGGCGGCGGCATGTGGGGCGGGGGCATGATGTTCAACCACATCGTCGTGCAGGAGGACGCCAAAGCGATCCTGGACGAATTCGACGTGCGCACCCGGCCCTATGTCGAAGGATATTATACCGCGGATTCGGTGGAAGCGATAACCACCATCGCCTCCCGGGCCATCAAGGCGGGCGCCAAGGTATTTAACCTGATCACGGTGGAAGACGTGCTGGTGCGGGACGGACGGGTGTTGGGGCTGGTCCTGCTGTGGACGGCTGCCCACATGGCGCGGCTACACGTGGATCCTATCGGGGTGGAAGCAAGGGAAGTCATCGACTCCACCGGCCACGAGTGCGCGGTAGTCCACATCGTGCAGGATAAGCTCCGGGCGCAACTCCTGACGCCATCGGGACGCATCGAGGGGGAACGCAGCCTGTGGGCCGAGCAGGCGGAAGCCGCCACCCTGGTCAACACCCGCGAGGTCTACCCCGGCCTGTGGGTGTGCGGCATGGCCGCCAACGCCGTATTCGGCGGCCACCGCATGGGCCCCATCTTCGGGGGCATGCTGCTCTCCGGAAAGAAGGTAGCCGACGCCATCCTGGCCCGCCTCGCCACAGCCCAGCCGGCAGCCCCTCCGGCCTGA
- a CDS encoding DNA polymerase III subunit alpha, whose product MFVHLHVHSPFSFLDGGSRLEDLVGLAARYDMPALAITDHHNVSAVVRFRRLAGAAGIKPIIGAEVVVEAAVPLAVGSPAPLAGGCPAPVAGGRGAGVAGDADRGGHLVLLARDAVGYANLCRLLTAAHLGNPRGQPLVRWADLERYHEGLIALSGCRRGEVPRLILARRYREAEEVARRLQAIFSGAAGSGTCGSPCSDSSDAACGVGLAGRSAAGEANFYLELQGNLLPREMALNRALAELGEHLGIPLVASANVHYARREDFPVHDLLTCVRTLTRVDDVHPERRLNAQNYLRSPAEMKALFAEWPGALRNTLEIAARCQPALEGVIPGRRGADAAFPGTEAPLGMRAAEFLRQKVYEGARQRYGTVTEEIRQRLEHELDIICRLGFEDYFLLVWDVARFARERGIRYAGRGSAADSAVAYCLFITGVDSIRRGLLFERFMSPERAEKPDIDIDFDARYRDEVTRYVYEKYGADHVAGVATYNTFGARAAVRDLGKALDLPPAEIDRFAKRLPYSLNADDLDRAFASVPELRDSGLDPHRFRLLSEIGRRVAGFPRHLGTHLGGVVISRRPLVEVSPLQMAAKGITIVQFDKDDVEALGLVKLDLLCLRTMGAIEEASRQITLRDPGFRYDDIPPDDPATFEMINEGRTIGVFQLESPAQRALQARLGASHQEDLVASVALIRPGPIKGNMVEPFIARRQGKEPAQYLHPALRPILEKTYGVVLFQEQVIEIATAVAGFTPGEADRLRRVMTHARSQREMEEIGRHFVEKARARGVSEEVARAIFAQIAGYASYGFCEAHAAAFADIAYRTAYLVRHYPAEFYAAILTLQPMGYYPPETVVVEARRRGIAVLPPDINRSADRFTVEVADGPPHTDGRPAIRTSLRAVKGMPEKGVEAILAVRRQGGPFVSLADFCRRLACPPDASTAAGWLACPPDARPGLRGLDQDVIENLILCGAFDSLHPNRRLLMWQLPAVLRECRSDLLPGISSLAGGATRGRGSWVAGGGPPPVLPALGVEWSGPGVVAAVADFTPLEKLAWEHEILGFGVSGHLMGHLRPYLQKRGYRSSREVASMPEGSRVKVAGLAVRPHRPPTKSGRIVVFLSLEDEFGLVDVTVFENVYRRYGGHIFGEAVPPLAAGGVLERRGRAVSVTARWIAPLPRLILN is encoded by the coding sequence GTGTTCGTACACCTGCACGTGCATTCCCCGTTTTCTTTCCTCGACGGAGGGAGCAGGCTGGAGGACCTGGTCGGGCTGGCTGCCCGTTACGACATGCCGGCGCTGGCCATCACCGATCACCATAACGTTTCCGCTGTCGTCAGGTTCCGGCGTCTGGCCGGGGCGGCGGGGATCAAGCCCATCATAGGCGCCGAGGTGGTGGTGGAGGCCGCCGTGCCCCTCGCCGTTGGCAGCCCGGCTCCCCTCGCAGGTGGGTGCCCGGCTCCCGTCGCCGGCGGCCGCGGGGCGGGAGTTGCTGGTGACGCCGACCGTGGGGGTCACCTCGTCCTGCTCGCCCGCGATGCCGTGGGGTACGCGAACCTGTGCAGGCTGCTCACCGCCGCCCACCTGGGCAACCCGCGCGGGCAGCCCCTTGTGCGCTGGGCCGACCTGGAGCGCTATCACGAGGGGCTCATCGCCCTGTCAGGGTGTCGCCGGGGGGAGGTCCCGCGCCTTATCCTGGCCCGCCGCTACCGGGAGGCAGAGGAGGTGGCGCGGCGCCTGCAGGCCATCTTCTCCGGCGCCGCCGGATCCGGCACCTGCGGCTCCCCCTGCTCGGACTCCTCTGATGCCGCCTGTGGCGTCGGCCTTGCCGGCAGGAGTGCTGCCGGGGAAGCGAACTTCTACCTGGAGTTGCAGGGGAACCTGCTGCCCCGGGAGATGGCCCTCAACCGCGCCCTGGCCGAGCTGGGCGAGCACCTGGGCATCCCCCTGGTGGCGTCGGCCAACGTGCACTACGCACGGCGGGAGGACTTCCCCGTCCACGACCTGCTCACCTGCGTGCGTACCCTCACCCGGGTGGACGACGTCCACCCCGAGCGGCGCCTGAATGCCCAGAACTACCTGCGCTCCCCCGCCGAGATGAAGGCCCTGTTCGCCGAGTGGCCCGGGGCCCTGCGCAATACCCTCGAGATCGCCGCCCGCTGTCAGCCCGCCCTGGAGGGCGTGATCCCCGGGCGCCGGGGGGCCGATGCGGCATTTCCCGGGACGGAGGCGCCGCTGGGAATGAGGGCGGCCGAGTTTCTGCGCCAGAAGGTGTACGAGGGAGCCCGGCAGCGGTACGGCACCGTGACCGAGGAGATCAGGCAGCGGCTGGAGCACGAACTTGACATCATCTGCCGGCTGGGGTTCGAGGACTACTTCCTCCTGGTGTGGGATGTGGCCCGCTTCGCCCGCGAGCGGGGCATCCGCTATGCCGGGCGCGGTTCGGCGGCCGATTCCGCGGTGGCCTACTGCCTCTTCATCACCGGGGTGGATTCCATCCGCCGGGGCCTGCTATTCGAGCGGTTCATGAGCCCGGAGCGGGCGGAGAAGCCGGACATCGACATCGACTTCGACGCCCGCTACCGGGACGAGGTCACCCGGTACGTCTACGAAAAGTACGGCGCCGACCACGTAGCCGGGGTGGCCACTTACAACACCTTCGGAGCGCGGGCGGCCGTGCGCGACCTGGGCAAGGCCCTGGACCTGCCCCCGGCGGAAATCGACCGCTTCGCCAAGCGCTTGCCCTACTCCCTGAACGCCGACGACCTGGACCGTGCCTTTGCCAGTGTGCCGGAACTGCGCGATTCCGGCCTGGATCCCCACCGGTTCCGCTTGCTCAGCGAGATCGGCCGCAGGGTGGCGGGCTTCCCGCGGCACCTGGGGACCCACCTGGGCGGGGTGGTGATCAGCCGCCGCCCCCTGGTGGAGGTGAGCCCCCTGCAGATGGCGGCCAAGGGGATCACCATCGTCCAGTTCGACAAGGACGACGTGGAGGCCCTGGGGCTGGTGAAGCTGGACCTGCTCTGCCTGCGCACCATGGGGGCGATCGAGGAAGCCTCCCGGCAGATCACCCTCCGGGACCCCGGCTTCCGGTACGACGACATCCCTCCCGACGACCCCGCCACCTTCGAGATGATCAACGAGGGGCGCACCATCGGGGTGTTCCAGCTCGAGAGCCCCGCCCAGCGGGCGCTGCAGGCCCGCCTGGGGGCGTCCCACCAGGAGGACCTGGTGGCCAGCGTGGCCCTCATCCGGCCCGGCCCCATCAAGGGAAACATGGTGGAACCTTTCATCGCCCGCCGCCAGGGGAAGGAGCCCGCCCAGTACCTCCATCCCGCCCTGCGTCCCATCCTGGAAAAGACGTACGGGGTGGTGCTGTTCCAGGAGCAGGTGATCGAGATTGCCACCGCCGTGGCCGGCTTTACCCCCGGAGAGGCCGACCGCCTGCGGCGGGTGATGACCCACGCCCGCTCCCAGCGGGAGATGGAGGAGATTGGCCGCCACTTCGTGGAGAAGGCCCGCGCCCGCGGGGTGAGTGAGGAGGTGGCCCGCGCCATCTTCGCCCAGATCGCCGGGTACGCCAGCTACGGTTTTTGCGAGGCCCACGCCGCCGCCTTCGCCGACATCGCCTACCGGACGGCCTACCTGGTGCGGCACTATCCGGCCGAATTCTACGCGGCCATCCTCACCCTGCAGCCCATGGGCTACTATCCTCCCGAAACGGTGGTAGTGGAAGCCCGCCGCCGGGGGATCGCCGTGCTCCCGCCCGACATCAACCGCAGCGCGGACCGCTTCACGGTGGAGGTAGCAGACGGACCCCCACATACGGACGGGCGCCCGGCCATCCGCACTTCCCTGCGGGCGGTGAAGGGGATGCCGGAGAAGGGCGTGGAGGCAATCCTGGCTGTCCGCCGCCAGGGCGGCCCCTTCGTCTCCCTGGCCGACTTCTGCCGCCGTCTCGCCTGCCCCCCCGACGCCTCGACCGCCGCCGGCTGGCTCGCCTGCCCCCCCGACGCCCGCCCGGGGCTTAGGGGACTGGATCAGGACGTGATCGAGAACCTCATCCTGTGCGGGGCCTTCGATTCCCTCCATCCCAACCGCCGCCTGCTCATGTGGCAGCTACCCGCCGTCCTCCGGGAATGCCGGAGCGATCTGCTCCCCGGCATATCCTCGCTTGCCGGGGGTGCCACCCGGGGAAGAGGATCGTGGGTTGCCGGGGGCGGACCCCCACCAGTGCTACCTGCGCTGGGGGTAGAGTGGTCAGGTCCGGGTGTGGTGGCGGCTGTGGCCGACTTCACGCCCCTGGAGAAGCTGGCCTGGGAGCACGAGATCCTGGGATTCGGCGTGAGCGGGCACCTCATGGGCCACCTGCGCCCTTACCTGCAGAAGCGGGGGTACCGGTCCAGCCGGGAGGTGGCCAGCATGCCGGAAGGAAGCCGGGTGAAGGTGGCCGGCCTGGCCGTGCGGCCCCACCGCCCCCCTACCAAGAGCGGCCGCATCGTGGTGTTCCTTTCCCTGGAGGACGAGTTCGGCCTGGTGGATGTCACCGTTTTCGAAAACGTATACCGCCGGTACGGCGGTCACATCTTCGGAGAAGCCGTGCCGCCTCTGGCGGCCGGGGGGGTCTTAGAGCGTCGCGGGAGGGCGGTATCGGTTACGGCGCGGTGGATAGCTCCTCTGCCGCGCCTGATACTGAACTAA
- a CDS encoding S8 family serine peptidase — protein MGLAEAGQAQMWHVVTYSRVPGREDLARLQRAGATGGWVLRHLRMVAVKVRTNEVERLAALDGVLSVYPGERAVFVPSPVPEGADRISGLREPVALAAALVRGVRVQMGGATGGRGDAASEEIPAVALVDTGLDETHPAFADVVVRANLRFKLDSAPTDFQCPSATPWESHCDPVGHGTAVAGAVLAGWEAAERSTGGRSSECLSEGSHAARRMVPALALVSLSAGNSPAWVVEVLAAMDYVMGHGASLGVRVINNSWAVGGPWDPRHPINVATRQLAEAGFVVVFSARSADGEFNAFARAPWVIPVDGRSVEGAVSAAPLVQVVPPVPGEPLQPGRLQVVLVGPRLVPGVPLAGTSNLTAINGTSAAAGYVSGWLLWAASCPGQR, from the coding sequence GTGGGATTAGCGGAGGCAGGACAAGCGCAGATGTGGCACGTTGTGACGTACAGTCGGGTGCCCGGGCGGGAAGATCTCGCCAGATTGCAGCGGGCTGGTGCCACCGGGGGTTGGGTATTGCGGCACCTTCGCATGGTGGCGGTCAAGGTACGTACTAACGAGGTGGAGCGGTTGGCAGCACTAGACGGCGTGCTCTCCGTCTATCCGGGAGAGCGGGCTGTGTTCGTTCCCAGCCCTGTTCCTGAGGGGGCAGATCGGATTTCCGGCCTCCGTGAACCGGTGGCACTTGCTGCTGCTCTGGTCAGGGGCGTCCGAGTGCAGATGGGTGGGGCTACCGGGGGCAGGGGCGATGCTGCGAGTGAGGAAATTCCCGCCGTGGCGCTGGTGGACACCGGACTGGATGAGACACACCCCGCGTTTGCGGACGTGGTCGTCCGCGCCAACCTCAGGTTCAAGCTCGACTCTGCTCCCACCGATTTCCAGTGCCCGTCGGCCACCCCGTGGGAGAGCCACTGTGATCCGGTCGGTCATGGCACGGCCGTGGCGGGGGCCGTCTTGGCGGGGTGGGAGGCAGCTGAACGCTCGACGGGTGGGCGGTCGAGCGAGTGTCTTTCCGAGGGGTCGCATGCGGCCCGCCGCATGGTCCCGGCCCTCGCTTTGGTGTCGTTGAGCGCTGGCAATAGCCCCGCGTGGGTTGTGGAAGTGCTGGCCGCCATGGATTACGTTATGGGACACGGCGCTTCTCTGGGAGTGCGGGTTATTAACAATAGCTGGGCCGTGGGGGGCCCATGGGACCCCCGGCACCCCATTAACGTGGCCACGCGTCAGCTTGCCGAGGCCGGGTTCGTCGTTGTGTTTAGTGCCAGGAGTGCCGACGGCGAGTTCAACGCGTTTGCTCGTGCCCCCTGGGTGATTCCTGTAGATGGAAGGTCGGTGGAAGGAGCAGTGAGTGCCGCTCCGCTAGTGCAGGTTGTCCCGCCCGTTCCGGGGGAGCCGCTTCAACCCGGGCGGTTGCAGGTGGTACTGGTCGGTCCCCGGTTGGTACCCGGTGTTCCGCTTGCCGGCACATCGAATCTGACGGCCATCAACGGCACCAGCGCTGCGGCGGGATACGTTTCCGGGTGGCTGTTGTGGGCTGCCAGCTGCCCCGGACAGCGATGA
- a CDS encoding response regulator transcription factor, translating to MGLKVLLAGGEALFRESLAAALRAAGLQVKTCSASVDDVVAAATQFVPDAIVCSVPTVDRGVLDLLRLLHEKLARGNVLLVVGRSDPAGAYHALRAGAAGYVPRAMGLDQLLHAVAVVAAGHCLVPAGVLADLLRAEVGRPGLTEGELTRRQVRILGAIGQGLSDRQIARALGLSEPLVKSEVKAILRKTGTRNRAEAVATALKRGVIS from the coding sequence ATGGGCCTTAAGGTGCTTTTGGCCGGCGGTGAGGCATTGTTCAGGGAAAGCCTGGCGGCGGCCCTTCGTGCCGCCGGGTTGCAGGTGAAGACCTGCTCTGCTTCGGTTGACGATGTGGTGGCAGCCGCCACCCAGTTCGTACCCGACGCGATAGTGTGCAGCGTTCCGACCGTCGATAGGGGGGTGCTGGACCTCCTGCGACTGCTGCACGAGAAGCTGGCGCGCGGGAACGTGCTGCTGGTGGTGGGACGCAGCGACCCGGCGGGTGCCTATCACGCTCTCCGGGCGGGTGCCGCTGGCTATGTGCCGCGTGCTATGGGACTGGATCAGCTACTGCATGCTGTGGCGGTAGTGGCGGCAGGGCACTGTCTGGTGCCCGCAGGGGTTCTCGCCGACCTGCTGCGGGCGGAGGTGGGGCGGCCTGGCCTGACCGAGGGCGAACTGACGAGGAGGCAGGTCCGTATCCTGGGAGCCATCGGCCAGGGCCTGAGCGATCGGCAGATCGCGCGGGCCCTGGGTCTCAGCGAACCGCTTGTGAAGTCGGAAGTGAAAGCCATCCTGCGTAAGACCGGCACCCGCAACCGGGCCGAAGCGGTTGCTACCGCCCTCAAGCGCGGCGTCATCAGCTAG
- a CDS encoding helix-turn-helix domain-containing protein gives MTSPGSDAAPQSDAAARTARLVAAKWTLLIIGHLARGPMRFHELQRSLPGISPKTLSDRLHQLDGLGIIARRVYAEVPPRVEYSLTEKGRALLPLVNSLEQYGQQWLPPGAAPGDGP, from the coding sequence ATGACCTCGCCAGGCAGCGACGCCGCCCCGCAAAGCGACGCCGCAGCGCGCACCGCCAGGCTGGTGGCAGCCAAGTGGACTCTCCTGATCATCGGTCACCTGGCCAGGGGACCCATGCGTTTCCACGAGCTGCAGCGGAGCCTTCCCGGCATCAGCCCCAAGACCCTGTCAGATCGCCTCCACCAACTCGACGGTCTGGGGATCATCGCCCGGCGGGTTTACGCTGAGGTCCCTCCCCGGGTGGAGTACAGCCTGACGGAAAAGGGCAGGGCCCTCCTCCCGCTGGTCAATTCCCTCGAGCAGTACGGCCAGCAGTGGCTGCCTCCGGGTGCCGCCCCCGGCGACGGCCCGTAG
- a CDS encoding GNVR domain-containing protein yields MDEEISLREIVLVLLRRKWIIAGITAASLVAAAVLSWWVLPTVYEAKVTIGVPVSASPPPAQGASPVEVLVRAAGAPLSLSVEGYRLHVKHPAVLQAALEKVGVKKSVGEFANAVSTKVVKDTSLIEITVEERDPALAAQLANALAEEYIRYLRQLGAGQSSRAAAVLEEQMKQADERLSAAMEEWRDFLASVPGTDELKAELEARVHDLTTLKSEADRVEVELAATAASLEAAEADLARISPVIVTRRSLTDDDVLRELVSALSGDRASALRGLSVTTEAVNEAYTEAMNRVASLRSDLAGLRTRLAGVRQAVVAARNEVQNLRVQLAEQQVQEDKLQTRLQAARESYLTLARKYEEISAAGTGELVATGIQIVGPAEVPDTPVKPRRLLNVAVATVLGLMVGVFVAFFADYWERSAAVPSSGQGGLAT; encoded by the coding sequence TTGGACGAAGAGATTTCGTTGCGGGAGATTGTTCTGGTGCTCTTGCGCAGGAAGTGGATCATCGCTGGGATCACCGCTGCCTCGCTGGTCGCTGCGGCGGTGTTGAGCTGGTGGGTGCTGCCCACCGTGTACGAAGCGAAAGTCACCATCGGGGTGCCTGTCTCAGCCAGTCCACCTCCGGCGCAGGGGGCGTCGCCCGTGGAGGTCCTGGTGAGGGCGGCCGGCGCCCCGCTTAGCCTGAGCGTGGAAGGGTACCGCCTGCACGTCAAGCACCCGGCCGTGCTCCAGGCCGCCTTAGAGAAGGTGGGAGTCAAGAAGAGCGTTGGCGAGTTTGCCAACGCGGTGAGCACGAAGGTGGTCAAGGATACCAGCCTGATCGAGATCACCGTGGAGGAGCGGGACCCGGCGCTGGCAGCACAGCTGGCCAATGCCCTGGCCGAGGAGTACATACGATACCTGCGCCAGCTGGGGGCGGGCCAGTCGAGCAGGGCTGCGGCCGTGCTGGAGGAACAGATGAAGCAGGCCGATGAGCGGCTGTCCGCTGCCATGGAGGAATGGAGAGACTTCCTTGCTTCGGTACCCGGGACCGACGAGTTAAAGGCAGAGTTAGAGGCTAGGGTCCACGACCTGACGACCCTCAAGAGTGAGGCGGACCGTGTCGAGGTGGAGCTGGCCGCTACCGCGGCCAGTCTCGAGGCGGCGGAGGCGGATCTTGCCCGCATCTCACCGGTGATCGTCACCAGGCGGTCGCTGACGGACGACGACGTCCTGCGCGAGCTGGTGTCTGCCCTTTCGGGCGATCGGGCGTCCGCCCTGCGAGGGCTGAGTGTCACCACAGAGGCCGTCAACGAAGCCTACACGGAGGCCATGAACCGGGTAGCGTCTTTGCGCTCGGACCTGGCAGGCTTGAGAACCCGGCTGGCAGGGGTCAGGCAGGCCGTGGTCGCGGCGCGAAACGAAGTGCAGAACCTGCGCGTGCAACTGGCGGAGCAGCAGGTCCAGGAGGACAAGCTGCAGACCAGGTTGCAGGCTGCCCGCGAGTCATATCTGACCCTGGCCCGCAAATATGAGGAGATAAGTGCAGCGGGGACGGGCGAACTGGTGGCTACGGGAATCCAGATCGTGGGTCCGGCCGAGGTGCCGGACACGCCGGTGAAGCCACGGCGGCTGCTGAACGTGGCCGTGGCCACGGTGCTGGGGCTCATGGTAGGCGTATTTGTCGCCTTCTTCGCCGACTACTGGGAGCGCTCTGCGGCCGTGCCCTCGTCCGGTCAGGGCGGCCTGGCGACGTGA